AATCTTTGTTGGCCAGTTCCATTATCTCTGTCCATTTTGagccaataaacttttttttaattggttatggtcacattttctgcttttttaatctgtctagtaattttttattatatgctgGACATTATCAATGTTATGttgttgagaatgttttatactgtCTTCCCTAAGAGTATTGAGTCTTATTCCAAAGGGCAGTTACTTTACTTGGGGATCAGTTTATCTTTTCAAGGCTTCTTTTTAATGGAATGGGTCTAAAGTAGCCCTGAGCATAGGGCTAAATTAGGTCTACTTATAAGGCATGGCTTTTCTGGAATTTCTACTGAAAGCTCAAGACTGTTCAGTGAGATCCCTCACTCTGGCTGTTTGGAACTCGCAGATCACTCAACCTAGCCCTGTATAATCTTGCTAGTTATTTAGCTTACAGTTTCCCAAGAaaccttttttccccctgaaagttATATTTTGCTCTCCCTCATGGAGTCTTGCTCTGTACATGTGAAGTTTATGACTCTCTACACAGCTTCCTTTTCTCTGGTGCCTTGCTCTACAGATTCCTAAAAGAGGGAGGTTCAGTAGCTGGAACTAGAATCTGCCTCCACAGTCCAGAAAGTACCTCCAGGCGGAAAGACAGCATGACTGTAGGGCTCAtctcatttgtttctttactCTTTGGGGTCACAGTAACTTTCATatgttttattcagttttatagTTGTTTATGGCAGTTACTCTAGCTGGTACAGTTGTTTATACCAGTTAGCTTGTCATGGTCACAAGCAGAAATCCCGTTGTTTTATATGTTTAcacttacatttttatacatttcaaaaacagtgaaaagtaatattttgcatggatttttaaaattttatgagtaGTATATTGTTCATATTCTTCCATATCTTCCTTTTACACTcaacatattttttaagattcaactgtttttttaagatttttaaagatttgcTCTATTCATTTAGCCACTCAAGTATCTGAATGGTTTTCAGCCTCTATTAAGTTCAAAGAACTGGGTATATACAGTTGCAGCAAATGGAACAAATGGAGAAAGTCCTATTCTTTGTCCCGAAGCTTAGAGTTGAGTTGGAGAGGCAGGTAATAAACAGATAGGCATGGACATATATAATGTCAGCCAGCAATAAAGGCAATCAAGAAAAATGAAGCAGGATGAGGGGGATGCAGAACAACATGGGGGAAGACCAGACCAGCTCTCAGGAGAGGTGATACCTGAGCGAAAGCCTGACTGGAAGGAAAGTGTGAGCCATGCAGGTGTCTAGGGGGAGAGAATTCCAGGAAGAGGGGCTGAGTGCACTGAAAAACCACAGGAGGCTTTCCAGGAAGGACATGACATGACCTCATTTATGTTTTAGAAAGTTCTTTCTGGTTGCTGTATGGACAGTGGATGCTGGGAGGAGGCGGGGCTGCTGCTGCAGCAATCCAGGCACAAGACCTCCAGAAATGTTGGCCTGCACTGGGGAGAGCCCTGGAGATGGGAGTAGTGGTCTTCCTGGGGATGTGGTTTAAAGGCAGAGCCTATAAAATTTACTGTTCGGCAAATGTTGAGAATGAAAGAAAGGAGGATCAAGAATGATGCCCAGGTTGTCGACCTGAGGAAGCAGATAAATGAAATGCCATCAATCagcaccagcaacctcagcattccaggtccatgctttgcccactgtgccatcacacgTCAGGCCCTATTGCCAATTCTTGTACCCCTTTCTGAAAGTTTTCATTAttgtactttataaaaatatatattatctggGCAAAGAGGAGAGGattatttgctttttgctttGAAGTCATCTGTCTTTAAACAACTGTCCATAATGTATTTAAAACAGGCTGAGCCTAGGAAAAATCCATTTGCTGTTCACCTTTCAAAGATTGATCTATGGCACGAGGCTAGGAGTGGGGGGACCTTCACTTTTCTGTGAAACTCTGCATACTTTTACTTTtgaccttcccctcttccctccaactCTCACCTCTGGTTTTTCAGGTTGTGATGTCTTTGAACCAGAGGCcgtttttttctgtctttacaCGTGAGCCCGTGACGGGCCTTTTGTAACTGGGCTGTAGTACCAATTCCGTTGGTTACTGCCAACCAGACCACAGTGATAGGCCTGATGGGATCTGGTATTTCCTGTTGCCTCACCGGCACTGAGAACCTgagttctaaaaataaaagcacaagaaACCACCGTGACCTCCTGGTCTCTGTGCTTGCATGGTGCTCTGAGCGCAGGGACTGTCTTCACCCCTGTGGCCCAGCCTGGCCAGGGCGTTGCTCCCTACCCAAGAGACGTGGGGTCTGAGTAGTCTGGACAGGCTCTGAGGGCTTCTCTGCCTGAgcactcactctctgtccccccCTTTCAGACAGTCACCCGCAGGGCCAAGGTGGCTCCCGCCGAGAGGATGAGCAAGTTCCTGAGGCACTTCACCGTTGTTGGGGACGACTACCATGCCTGGAACATCAACTACAAGAAGTGGGAgaatgaagaggaggagggggaggaggaggaggatcagCGGCCGCCACCAGCCTCAAGCGAGGAAGGCAGGGCTGCTGACCCAGCTGCAGCCCCTGCCTCCACGCACAGGCCCCTGCGAGACTGCAGGCCCAAGCTAAGGAAGCTCTTCAGTTCCCACCGCTTTCAGGTAGGTGGAAGAGGCCCGAGATGTGTGGGGTGGGGCAGAGCTATAACTGAGAGTCACGAGGCCAGGGTGGGGGCCCATCTCTGCCACTGCCTCATTCATTGTGCAGATGTTTCCTGGGCACCAACTGTGTGCCAGGTGCCCGTACAACACTGGGTACAGGAGGTAGGTCCCAGGTCGTCAAGGACCAATTAAATCATAATCCAAAGTTCCATCAtctgatgaatagataaacaaaatgtattctatccatactcagccataaaaaggaacaagACACTGACACCCTTATAATGTGAATGAAACTGAGAACATGGTGtcaagtgagagaagccagacacaaaagatagtatattgtatgatttcacttatgtgcaatgtccagaataggcaagtgcatagacacagaaagcagattggtggttgTCACAGGTAGGAGGGACGGAAGAATGGGCAGTGACTGCTAAGTGGATACAGGGCCCccatttggggtgatgaaaatgttctggaacttATGTcgtggtgatggttatacaacctTGGGAATATACTTAATGCTACTGAACTTTATGTCAACTTTAAAATGGTTCGAATGGCAGATTTTATATCAACCAAAttttaccacacacacatactcacaaaggaaatgaaaggataaatattggaggcagaaaaaaaattcctgaatttattcagcaaatgttGGGTGAGTTAACAAGGCCAAGGGGGTCCCATGCCTCACTGACTCATGGGCGCCTCCATCTCTTCTTGTGTGGATACCAAAAATTTCTGCCGGGCTTAACACACCGCCGACCTCCAGGTGTGGTTATGGGGAGGACACAGAGGGAGACGTGGGCTTCAAACAGCCAAGGGGATGGAACTGTCTGCAGAGTTCAGGATCTGTCCTGACATCTTCTGATTTTGAAGAACAAATGCAGGTTGAGTCTGGCCAGGCCTCTGAAGCCCATCCCCAGCCCTCAGGTGGGCCAGCAGGTGTCCAGAACCATGTCTGAACCCCCAGAGAATGCAGGAAACCTAAAGACATGGAGGAAGCATGCAGGCCCTTGTCAGTCCAGCTGCCAAATGTGGAGCCATTTTGGGGATCCCGGACTGTGATCATCCAGTTCTTACCAACAGCCAGTGTCCCTTCTGGAAGCAGACAGAAGCAGCCTTTGCCTCTCCCATCACTGACTTTTTGTTCCAGGGTGAAATAGGGATcattttattttggtcttttttcattttcttgtggcTTAGCAAAAAAATGCAGACCCAGGAACCCAGCACAGTGCTTTACTCTGCGGCTGGGACAGGAAAGGAAACGTGGTATTAAGTTGTTGGGGTTGAAATCCCAAACCCTCAATTTCGGGAGCAGAAGGAAGGAGCCAGCTTCCTTCCAGCTGCAAGGGGAGCCCTGGGCCAAGCTGCAAGGGGAGCCCCTCTCCTGCCTGGGCCCACCAGGCCATATGGCTTGGGCTGGCCCCCTGGGATGGGACCCCCCTCCCCAGAGATACTTGTACTGGGGAAAAAGACTGACTGTCATAAAATAAGTAGAGATATTTACTCATTCACTCAACAGTCATTTCTTGGCACCTGTGTGCTGGGGCGGCTGAGGCGAGCATGGTGGACATGTTCCTGCCCTCAGTCCCTGCCCTCTGTCCCAGAGGGTCCatgctcagcagaggcagccattcCAGAAATCACCCAGACAGTGCTGGTTACAAGTGGGGAGAAGGCATCCACAGGGAAACAGAAGGGGCCTCTGAGAgatcctgggggtggggggaagtgaTCTAGAattgggaggcagaggagggtatGTGGCAGAGGAGGCGATGGTCCACCTAACACCTGAAGTTTGGGCTGGAGCGAGCGctgtggaagggaagaggaggggcttcCAGGCCATGTTCCTACCTTTCTGAGGTAAGAAAGGGTCTACAGCGTTTCAGGACTTGAGAAGGGTCCCCGTGGCATGTGTATGCTGAGAAGAGGGACCACTTGGCAAGAGAGGAGGCACTGGAAGGTCCTCATCCCTGGGCAGTGGGCAGCCATGGAAGGCTCTAAGTGTGGATAGGAGTGGGTGACATGACCAGATTTGGAGAGGGGATTAGAGTAGAAAAAGGGAGACTACCTCAAAGTCAGGAATACAGGTTCAGACTCAGGGGTCTGATCTCTGCCAGCAGAATAAGCATACAGGAAGATTCTAGAATCCCTTACATGCAATCTCCACTTGTTCTACATGGTTTGAGCTGGCCAAGGTGACATAATGTCTAGTTAACCATTGTCACTTCTCATATGGGAAGGCACAACCGAGGGAGAAAATATAGGGTGTATCAGGCCTCCATGGAAATCATGGATGGACAGGCAAGCTGAGCCAGTAGACCAGTCATGAAGGTTAAGAAACTCCACTTTTATCACCTACTCACTGTGGCGGGGCCCTGCACTAAACACCTTTTATAATCTCATGTAATGCTCCCCTTTGTCTCTCTGGTGTGGAAAATGTGACCAATCCTATTTCCCCCAGGAGGACACTGAAGCTGAGAGTTAGTGTCGAGGCTCAGTGGCATTGAGAGCTATGCCCAACGTCCAGGCTGCTGTGGTAGGTGGGAGCCGGCCCGGGACCGGCCACCCCATAGCCTGCGCTGTGTACCACGGTTTTCTGCTGCAGGTGCGGCCATCTATGCCACCTGAGGATTTGGAATTAACCAGCCTCCCTGAATTCTTAGAATTTTTCTTCGTGTGTGACTCCCCTTAGAAACAGTACTGCCTTGTGAACTGGCAAGTTCAGGGTCTTGGGGATTAGTTCACAGAGACCAGGGTGGGGACTCAGGCATTATAATTTTGGGTCTAGCTGTTTTCTCAGAGCTGagatttatataccataaaattaatcatttcaaAGTGAATAATTCAGTGGCTTTATTTAGTATAGTCACAATATGGTATAACCATCACCATTATCTCATTCCAGAATGTTTTCATTACCCCAAAAGGAGATTTAGTACCTATTAAACAATCACCTCCCAGCCACTGACAGCCACcagtctactttctttttttttttttaattaattttattttaatttttacagatacagagagtgagtcagagagagggatagacagggacagacagacaggaacagagagagatgagaagcatcaatcattagtttttttcattgcgtgttgcaacaccttagttgctcattgattgctttctcatatgtgccttgactgcgggccttcagcaggccgagtagccccttgctggagccagcgaccttgggttcaagctggtgagcttttgctcaaactagatgagccctcgctcaagctggcaaccttggggtctcgaacctgggtcctctgcatcccagtccgacgctttatccactgtgccaccgcctggtcaggccaatctaCTTTCTGTGTCTATAGATTTACCTGTTCTGGACATTGCATATAAACAGAATTATACAGTACATATTGTCTTTTGTGTTCAGCTCCTTTCATTGtagcataatgttttccaggttcatccacattgtagcttatatcagtacttcattgctttttatggctgaatattcAAATGTcttgttatttatatttctgtGCTTTGGTTTTAAAATCAGATCCCTTTAGCTCTAAAATAAGACCaaggatgaagaaagaaagataagggGGAAAACCCAGCAAAAGCTCAAATCTTAATATTAAGCACCTAAATTTAGATACGTGTGATATCTTCATGTCATGTAATTTCACGACAGACCATGTCATCAAATAatgtaaggagcctgaccaggcggtggagccatggatagagcatcagactgggactcgaAGGACCTGGTTTGAGACcacgaggttgtcagcttgagcgcaggctcacctggtttgaacaaagctcaccagcttgagcccaaggtcactggcttgagcaaggggtcactcagtctgctgtagtgttcccccccccccccatcaaggtgcatatgagaaaaacaatcaatgaacaactaaggtgccacaacaaagaactgatgcttctcatctctctcccttcctgtctgtctgtccctctctctgtcacaaaaaataaaataaaataatgtaatgacTGAAATCATTAGCTACAGGTTAAAATGGTTGAAAGGTTTATagtccattctttctttcttttttttttttcagggacaaagagagagtcagagagagggatagatagggacagacaggaacagagagagatgagaagcatcaattttcagtttttcattgcgacatcttagctgttcattgattgctttctcataggtgccttgactattgggccttcagccgaccaagtaaccccttgctcaagccagtgaccttgggtccaagctggtgagcattttgctcaaaccagatgagccagcgctcaagctggcgagcttggggtctcgaacctgggtccttccacatcccagtccgacgctctatccactgcgccaccgcctggtcaggctatcgtCCATTCTTATGTAGGCCTGAACTTGTTGAATTTCATCCTGAAATGGCAGACACTGTCAAGATAATCCAAGACTAACTTTTGAGGCCAAAATCTATACCTGAGACGAGTGTAAGAGGCAAGGTCCCGGGGGAAGCAAGTGATGGTCCATAATTTCCAAAGAAAGAAAGTCATATAGTGCCCTCTGGGGTTCCTCCCATTGCTGCCATTTCCATCAGCACCATGTCATCCCTCCCCCATGGTCTCCCTGAATACCATCACCTCCACCCCACCATTAGTCCCCTTCTCAGAGTTGTCACCAGCTCCATCACCATGACCACCACCGTCCCTGAGCTCCCCACTGACTTCTCCCTGGTGCCCAGCACCCTCCTCTGCCAGCAGGTCATCACATGGTCCTGTCCACAGCTCTTCTCACTTCCCCACCAGAGTTGGGCCAGGTATTTCACACGTCTGGACCGCTTTTATTATGTGCACGGCGGACATCACTGTAACCCGACTGTCTGAAGTAGGCAGTCTCTGGAGGTTCCTTCCACAGCTCAGATCTCTGAGGCTggatgtttttaattatttattaagcatctgttCTGGGCTTACCCTAGCAAGAACAATTTACagtactagaaaaataaaaaggtgtcaaaatgtttttattccttttttttttttttttttgccatctagGAATTAGGAGTTTGGTTTGAGAGATGCTGGGGAGCACTGAATAAGAAAACGACTAGTAGTGGATGAAGGGTTAGGGAATGAGCTGCACAGAGATTCTCTAGGATGGGCCCTGCTGGGAGGCAAACAGGCTGGGAAGGACTCCAGGAGGAGAGGCTTCTGTTGCTTCTGTGGAGAGGAGCTGGCCCCCAGCAGGCTCCCTGCAGGGTGCCTGGGCTATGGCCAGCAGCCTCCCATCTTTGGCATTTTTCCCTAGTGGTTTTATCCAGATGTTTCCAAATCAGCCCTTTAAAGGTGGAAGTCAGGTATCCATTTCTCTCATGGTTTCTTGCTCCTTCCCTCGGTCTGCAGGTCATCATCATTTGCCTGGTCGTTCTAGACGCCCTTCTGGTGCTGGCTGAGCTCATTCTGGACCTGAAGATCATCCAGCCTGACAAGAATGACTATGCCGCCAGGGTAGCGTGTCAGCAGCCCTTCAATATGGCTCACTTCTGTTATCTGCACTGCGGGGGGTCAGTGGGACAGAGAGCACAACTACTCTCATGAGAGAGTAGTTTGGGTGCTAGTTTTATAGTCCAGGAGCAGAGGAAATGTCTTGCTTTTGAAATTCTAGATAAGCATTACTACAGGCAGGGAGCTTTCTCATTTCACTGATTTGGTAAGGGGGTGGTTGATCATTGTAAATGGTCCTGACGTCAGCCATGGAGTCGTTCTAATTTTGCAAGGGTTTGTTTGGTGGGATTGTTCCGTTTTCCTGGGACCAGAGCTAAAACATAACTGAGGCCAAGATGCCATCTTTAGTTTGATTGAAAACTCTATCTCTGTAGTCAACAGAACCAGAACCTAATTGTCCCAAAGGCTTAATGATTAagcaagggaggagagggagatgcATGAATCAGGCATGAGTGAGGTCAGTTTgagtcaaagggaaaaaaaaaaatcaaaataaaagtccGGATTAAAGAAAATCAGGTTCCTGTGTGGTTATAGGCATGGTGTATGTCTTCAATTCTCCCATCGCCCAGTTGTCCTttgaagagcagagcagagccctTTGTGTGGTGTTCCCACTGTATTACCATTCTGGGAACGGGGCCTGGTGCTGGCAGGTGCACTCGAGGCCAGCTggtttgtgtgccctgacctagtcTGGATCTGTTCTCACTATTCTTCCTTGTCCCCTCCAGGTGTTCCACTACATGAGCATTGCCATCTTGACTTTGTTTATGATAgaggttttcttaaaaatatttgttttccgcTTGGAGTTCTTCCACCACAAGTTTGAAATCCTGGACTCCGTTGTTGTCGTGGTTTCATTTGTCCTCGACATCGTCCTTGTGTTCCGGGAGCATGAGTTTGAGGCTCTTGGCCTGCTGATTCTGCTCCGGCTGTGGAGGGTGGCCCGGATCATTAACGGTATGTCTCTTTTGCGCCTGGGTTACCAAGTGGATA
The DNA window shown above is from Saccopteryx bilineata isolate mSacBil1 chromosome 2, mSacBil1_pri_phased_curated, whole genome shotgun sequence and carries:
- the HVCN1 gene encoding voltage-gated hydrogen channel 1, producing MATWDEKTVTRRAKVAPAERMSKFLRHFTVVGDDYHAWNINYKKWENEEEEGEEEEDQRPPPASSEEGRAADPAAAPASTHRPLRDCRPKLRKLFSSHRFQVIIICLVVLDALLVLAELILDLKIIQPDKNDYAARVFHYMSIAILTLFMIEVFLKIFVFRLEFFHHKFEILDSVVVVVSFVLDIVLVFREHEFEALGLLILLRLWRVARIINGIIISVKTRSERQLLRLKQMNIQLATKIQHLEFSCSEKEQEIERLNKLLRQHGLLEEAN